In a single window of the bacterium genome:
- a CDS encoding AraC family transcriptional regulator: MQTPPGRADVVRRMQDHIEENLGRPVTLLALARRAGCSPWHASRLFKEMTGHTPFAYLRLRRLSAAARSLGDPSVRIIDVAFDFDFDSHEGFTRAFTRHFGLSPRSYQRQRPPVVMFMPERMRAYYQNPVQGGPAMTTSRPASAIFVQVVERPARKLILKRGVQARHYFEYCDEVGCQVWEQLGSVAEALHEPMGLWLPGSLRPMGTSSYVQGVEVAHDYPGPVPEGFELIELPPCLWMVFQGPPYDDDAFQEAIAELDAQIQSYQPESWGYAWDDEAAPRFQLEPLGYRGYIVGRPVRRLGEAAAR; the protein is encoded by the coding sequence ATGCAGACTCCGCCAGGGCGGGCCGATGTGGTCCGCCGCATGCAGGACCACATCGAGGAGAACCTGGGTCGGCCGGTCACGCTGTTGGCCCTGGCCCGCCGGGCGGGCTGCTCACCCTGGCACGCCAGCCGGCTCTTCAAAGAGATGACAGGCCACACGCCCTTCGCCTACCTGCGCCTGCGCCGGCTCAGCGCCGCCGCCCGCAGCCTGGGTGATCCCTCCGTGCGCATCATCGATGTGGCCTTCGACTTCGATTTCGATTCCCATGAAGGCTTCACGCGCGCCTTCACACGGCACTTCGGCCTGTCCCCGCGCAGCTATCAGCGGCAGCGGCCACCCGTGGTGATGTTCATGCCGGAGCGGATGCGCGCCTACTACCAGAATCCAGTGCAAGGAGGCCCCGCCATGACAACATCCCGCCCCGCGTCCGCCATCTTCGTCCAGGTGGTGGAACGCCCCGCCCGCAAGCTGATCCTCAAGCGCGGCGTGCAGGCCAGGCACTATTTCGAGTACTGCGACGAAGTGGGCTGCCAGGTCTGGGAGCAGCTGGGGTCCGTGGCCGAGGCGCTGCATGAGCCGATGGGTCTCTGGCTGCCGGGGAGCCTGCGCCCCATGGGCACTTCGAGCTACGTCCAGGGGGTGGAGGTGGCGCACGACTACCCGGGGCCGGTGCCGGAGGGCTTTGAACTCATCGAGCTGCCGCCCTGCCTGTGGATGGTCTTCCAGGGGCCGCCCTACGACGATGACGCCTTCCAGGAGGCGATCGCCGAGCTGGACGCACAAATCCAATCCTACCAGCCCGAAAGCTGGGGCTATGCCTGGGATGACGAGGCGGCGCCGCGTTTCCAGCTGGAGCCGCTGGGCTACCGCGGCTACATCGTGGGAAGGCCGGTGCGGCGCCTGGGCGAGGCGGCGGCGCGCTGA
- a CDS encoding MFS transporter, with amino-acid sequence MPVWLSNILPILLLLAAVTVVLMRLPKIEVGHSPAYRQRRVLNWLPLGLTYAFLYMGRYNLEVSKHAFSDIVGQSGQAMMGNADFGVIFGVGTVIYGFSFIINGPLTDKLGGRFSILMGAAGALVMNTLMGLATISVLHHGPASAWIAEHFITLFAVLYGANMYFQSFGAVAIVKVNAAWFHVRERGVFGAIFGILISLGIYFAFDWSRMILVGLRTEADPVRGLPWVFFVPAILLGIFWLIDFFWVRDTPGQAGQRDFNTGDASSGDTGPQLGATTVFKLMLRNPIVMTIAGIEFCSGFLRQAIMQWYRTFAKQTDAILHLKDSFVYENWGLLLCIAGILGGVLAGVISDHIFGSRRGPVAVLLYGVMLVGSAALAFLYVSPVVGLMVIVMSMAVIGVHGMLSGTASMDFGGTRNVGVAVGIIDGFVYLGTAVMSFTYAGILPQQQLDEAGQLIGPATDPANWRAWPLAMIPVAALGLYLATRVWHAYPTARKSGGAH; translated from the coding sequence ATGCCAGTCTGGTTGTCCAACATCCTTCCCATCCTGTTGCTGCTCGCCGCGGTGACGGTGGTGCTCATGCGCCTGCCCAAGATCGAGGTGGGCCACAGCCCGGCCTATCGCCAGCGCCGTGTACTCAACTGGCTGCCCTTGGGCCTCACCTACGCCTTCCTCTACATGGGGCGCTACAACCTGGAGGTGAGCAAGCACGCCTTCTCCGACATCGTGGGCCAGAGCGGCCAGGCGATGATGGGCAATGCCGACTTCGGCGTCATCTTCGGCGTGGGCACCGTCATCTACGGTTTCTCCTTCATCATCAACGGACCGCTCACGGACAAGCTGGGCGGACGCTTCTCCATCCTCATGGGGGCCGCCGGCGCCCTGGTGATGAACACGCTGATGGGGCTGGCCACCATTTCCGTCCTGCACCACGGCCCCGCCTCGGCCTGGATCGCCGAGCACTTCATCACGCTCTTCGCCGTCCTCTACGGCGCCAACATGTACTTCCAGAGCTTCGGCGCCGTCGCCATCGTCAAGGTCAACGCCGCCTGGTTCCATGTGCGGGAGCGCGGCGTCTTCGGCGCCATCTTCGGCATCCTGATCAGCCTCGGCATCTACTTCGCCTTCGATTGGAGCCGCATGATCCTCGTAGGATTGCGCACGGAGGCCGACCCCGTGCGCGGCCTGCCCTGGGTCTTTTTCGTGCCGGCCATCCTGCTGGGCATCTTCTGGCTCATCGACTTCTTCTGGGTGCGGGACACCCCCGGCCAGGCCGGCCAGCGGGACTTCAACACGGGCGACGCCAGCAGCGGCGACACGGGGCCGCAATTGGGCGCCACCACCGTCTTCAAGCTGATGCTGCGCAACCCCATCGTCATGACCATTGCCGGCATCGAATTCTGCAGCGGCTTCCTGCGCCAGGCGATCATGCAGTGGTACCGCACCTTCGCCAAGCAGACGGACGCCATCCTCCACCTCAAGGACAGCTTCGTCTACGAGAACTGGGGCCTGCTCCTTTGCATCGCCGGCATTCTGGGCGGCGTGCTGGCTGGCGTCATCTCCGACCACATCTTCGGCAGCCGCCGCGGTCCGGTGGCCGTCCTCCTCTACGGCGTCATGCTGGTAGGATCGGCGGCGCTCGCCTTCCTCTACGTCTCGCCGGTGGTGGGGCTCATGGTGATCGTGATGTCGATGGCCGTCATCGGCGTCCACGGCATGCTGTCGGGCACGGCGAGCATGGATTTCGGTGGCACACGCAACGTGGGCGTGGCGGTGGGCATCATCGACGGCTTCGTCTACCTGGGCACGGCCGTGATGAGCTTCACCTACGCCGGCATCCTGCCGCAGCAGCAGTTGGACGAGGCGGGACAGCTGATCGGCCCCGCCACCGACCCGGCCAACTGGCGGGCCTGGCCCCTGGCCATGATCCCCGTGGCGGCGCTGGGCCTCTACCTGGCCACCCGCGTCTGGCACGCCTACCCGACGGCCAGGAAGAGCGGCGGGGCCCACTGA
- a CDS encoding bifunctional UDP-sugar hydrolase/5'-nucleotidase, with amino-acid sequence MTHFQRTTPTLALFLLATTALAQPRPLTILHVNDLHTRYLPEEAAWSREDPKPLIGGMVALQDAVARERAASEAVLVLDAGDWLTGTPLSEVEAAGVEGGAFLQMMNAVGFDASTIGNHDFDNGVAALEQLIALAEFPVVSANLARNGVPLAPAPWVVLERGGLRVGVVGLILEDLADEISPALMAGIEVRPVAEAARAAVVALDPVTDFLILLTHQGWQADSLLATRVEGVDLIVGGHSHTRLREPRLVNGVLVAQAGSYARDLGRIDLMVEHDRVVSHQGRLIPLYERDVASPDPVLAGQVAHHRQQIDAEYAVVVGRAAQALGRSYYLESPLGNWMCDALRGLTDADVALLNSGGLRADLAAGPIMKLDIKQILPFRNTIALFNCTGVELLTILRTNAEASLRETQGILQLSGVACTYRDGAQGAELVEVRVGGRAVDPAAIYHVATADYVLSLADKYLGFTPTQPKEREGTLFTAVCAWLEAHPEVIPPVGGRFTRLP; translated from the coding sequence GTGACACATTTTCAGCGGACCACCCCGACCCTGGCCCTCTTCCTCCTGGCGACAACGGCCCTGGCCCAGCCCAGGCCGCTCACCATCCTTCATGTCAACGACCTGCACACCCGCTACCTGCCAGAGGAGGCGGCCTGGAGCCGGGAGGATCCCAAGCCCCTCATCGGCGGCATGGTCGCCCTGCAGGACGCGGTGGCCCGGGAGCGGGCGGCGAGCGAGGCCGTCCTCGTGCTGGACGCCGGGGATTGGTTGACGGGCACGCCGCTGTCGGAAGTGGAAGCGGCGGGCGTGGAGGGCGGGGCCTTCCTCCAGATGATGAACGCGGTGGGCTTCGACGCCTCCACCATCGGCAACCACGATTTCGACAACGGGGTGGCGGCCCTGGAGCAGCTCATCGCACTGGCCGAGTTTCCTGTCGTCTCCGCCAACCTGGCCAGGAACGGCGTCCCGCTGGCCCCCGCGCCCTGGGTCGTCCTCGAGCGGGGCGGCCTCCGCGTGGGCGTGGTCGGCCTCATCCTGGAGGACCTGGCCGACGAGATCAGCCCCGCCCTCATGGCCGGCATCGAGGTGCGGCCGGTGGCGGAGGCGGCCCGCGCGGCGGTGGTCGCGCTGGACCCCGTGACCGACTTCCTCATCCTGCTCACGCACCAGGGCTGGCAGGCGGACAGCCTGCTCGCCACCCGCGTCGAGGGCGTCGACCTCATCGTCGGCGGCCACTCCCACACCCGGCTGCGCGAGCCGCGCCTCGTCAACGGCGTCCTCGTCGCGCAGGCCGGCTCCTACGCCCGCGACCTGGGCCGCATCGACCTCATGGTGGAGCACGACCGCGTCGTCTCCCACCAGGGCCGGCTCATTCCACTCTACGAGCGCGACGTGGCCTCGCCCGACCCGGTCCTGGCGGGCCAGGTGGCCCATCACCGGCAGCAGATCGACGCCGAGTACGCGGTGGTGGTGGGCCGGGCGGCCCAGGCGCTGGGACGGAGCTACTACCTGGAGAGTCCGCTGGGCAACTGGATGTGCGACGCCCTGCGCGGCCTGACCGACGCCGACGTGGCCCTCCTCAACAGCGGCGGTCTGCGCGCCGATCTGGCCGCCGGGCCGATCATGAAGTTGGACATCAAGCAGATCCTGCCTTTCCGCAACACCATCGCGCTCTTCAACTGCACGGGCGTGGAGCTGCTCACCATCCTGCGCACCAACGCCGAGGCCAGCCTGCGTGAGACCCAGGGCATCCTCCAGCTCTCCGGCGTCGCCTGCACCTATCGCGACGGGGCACAGGGCGCCGAGCTGGTGGAGGTGCGGGTGGGCGGACGGGCGGTGGACCCCGCCGCCATCTACCACGTGGCCACGGCGGACTACGTCCTCAGCCTGGCCGACAAGTACCTGGGCTTCACGCCGACGCAGCCCAAGGAGCGGGAGGGCACACTTTTCACCGCCGTCTGCGCCTGGCTAGAGGCGCACCCGGAGGTGATCCCCCCCGTCGGCGGCCGCTTCACGCGCCTGCCCTGA
- a CDS encoding T9SS type A sorting domain-containing protein produces the protein MAPAPFILTLLLLITGSAAAARPLVVAAGDSLVLEGATLTASRTRPAALVQGTLILRDCVVEGKAGGASLLVCEGHEARLVVERCRLWARPRSRWAGWAKAPDDAADTRPAKRTALPPLVELRGGHAELSSSTLWALGDGPLVQVAAGATARLASCLLGGGGPAAIQAEDARSVELAWCLGDRAAPPDAPARAGHRIVSDLGLVDPRRGDFHLRWNSPALDAGDPAAPLDFDLTRPDIGWTPTYPVTPLSGVHQGPLERGWYEVVEDCAILDEDLIIPDGTVIRVTPGKTLSLSAQGAPSNGYHIQVGDLEGARTALVGKTDLTQQTGAAAFHFGSSATYPHQAEVTFNGVLFHYAPEGGLYFTHSDVDLDGETSRFSHYRNRGLQFYNNCVGRVADFDFRGSLNTTEDTLGVGFLDIYNSAVDVVNCQFEAMAGSFPSSIFQYNSCLGREPVISHCRFQGVSAYALEAHLPVYLFNVTSHQHHNLYDNLSSGAMWLTDTYLHMNNGAVNRFFRRPDYDRNWAIIQGYPNSAYVDMECGYNAFVDYRIQEPPYRNFIEGSCAGTDWNNNYWGTTCYNTIPPQGLIPSYAVANTNLSTCYNAHIPCPGQGGEIPLYLAGKGAADVGNFEAAVTYWIQFLVDHPVSAYALSVAGLVKSIGLTTPFGADAYDSIRLGLEAAAVAAEPTDPHLAIFELCSGLCVEAWHGDRAWAVDALDSLASLTKDPADAKTIEAAQLEIQTYPPQGQTSALGAPLAQVGRTLALQRSLASLRQTLIGGPLPAAAPEDGAAPGRPRRLGIASCHPNPFNPATSIEIDLPEPAQLTLRVHNIQGQWVGTLCDEGRPAGRHAFRFDGGHLGSGLYFVRAEASGQVATTKIMLVK, from the coding sequence GTGGCACCGGCACCCTTCATCCTGACGCTCCTCCTGCTCATCACCGGCTCCGCCGCCGCGGCCCGGCCGCTGGTGGTGGCGGCGGGGGACAGCCTCGTGCTGGAGGGCGCCACCCTGACGGCCAGCCGCACACGACCCGCCGCCCTCGTGCAGGGCACCCTCATCCTGCGGGACTGCGTGGTGGAGGGCAAGGCGGGGGGAGCATCGCTCCTGGTCTGCGAAGGGCACGAGGCGCGCCTCGTCGTGGAGCGGTGCCGGCTGTGGGCCAGGCCCAGATCGCGCTGGGCAGGATGGGCCAAGGCGCCGGACGATGCGGCGGACACCCGTCCGGCGAAGCGGACAGCCCTTCCCCCGCTGGTGGAGCTGCGCGGCGGCCACGCCGAGCTATCCTCCAGCACCCTCTGGGCCCTGGGCGATGGGCCGCTGGTGCAGGTGGCGGCGGGTGCCACGGCGCGCCTGGCCTCCTGCCTGTTGGGGGGAGGCGGCCCCGCAGCCATCCAAGCCGAGGACGCCCGCTCCGTCGAGCTGGCCTGGTGTCTGGGCGACCGCGCGGCTCCGCCCGATGCGCCGGCCCGGGCCGGGCACCGCATCGTGTCCGACCTGGGCCTGGTGGACCCCCGCCGCGGGGACTTTCACCTCCGCTGGAACTCGCCGGCCCTGGACGCGGGCGATCCCGCCGCGCCCCTGGACTTCGACCTCACCCGCCCCGACATCGGCTGGACCCCCACCTACCCCGTCACACCCCTCAGCGGCGTCCACCAGGGACCTTTGGAGCGGGGATGGTACGAGGTGGTCGAGGACTGTGCCATCCTGGATGAGGATCTGATCATCCCCGACGGAACGGTCATCCGGGTGACTCCCGGCAAGACCTTGAGCCTGTCCGCCCAAGGGGCCCCCTCCAATGGCTACCACATTCAGGTTGGTGACTTGGAGGGTGCACGGACCGCACTGGTGGGAAAGACCGATCTCACCCAGCAAACGGGTGCAGCGGCCTTCCATTTCGGATCCAGCGCCACCTATCCTCATCAGGCTGAGGTGACCTTCAATGGCGTCCTGTTCCACTATGCGCCTGAAGGAGGGCTTTACTTCACTCACAGTGATGTGGATCTTGACGGGGAGACATCGCGCTTTTCCCATTACCGGAACCGGGGATTGCAGTTTTACAACAATTGTGTCGGTCGTGTGGCAGATTTTGACTTCAGAGGATCGCTCAATACGACTGAGGATACTCTTGGCGTGGGATTCCTGGACATCTACAACTCAGCCGTGGATGTCGTGAACTGCCAGTTCGAAGCGATGGCGGGATCCTTTCCGTCCAGCATCTTCCAGTACAATTCCTGCTTGGGTCGCGAGCCCGTCATCAGCCACTGCCGTTTCCAGGGTGTCAGCGCCTACGCCCTGGAGGCGCATCTTCCCGTCTACCTGTTCAATGTGACCAGCCACCAGCACCACAACCTTTACGACAACCTCAGCTCCGGGGCCATGTGGTTGACCGACACCTATTTGCACATGAACAATGGTGCCGTGAACCGCTTCTTCCGGCGCCCGGATTATGACAGGAATTGGGCGATCATTCAAGGTTACCCAAATAGCGCCTATGTCGACATGGAATGTGGATATAATGCTTTTGTTGATTATAGAATTCAGGAACCTCCTTATCGGAATTTTATAGAGGGCAGTTGTGCCGGCACGGACTGGAACAACAATTACTGGGGAACCACGTGTTACAACACCATTCCGCCCCAGGGTTTGATTCCTTCCTACGCCGTGGCCAACACCAACTTGAGCACCTGCTACAATGCCCACATCCCCTGCCCGGGCCAGGGGGGCGAGATCCCCTTGTACCTGGCGGGGAAGGGCGCGGCGGATGTGGGCAACTTCGAGGCGGCCGTCACCTACTGGATCCAGTTCCTGGTCGACCACCCCGTCAGTGCCTACGCCTTGTCGGTGGCCGGCCTGGTCAAGAGCATCGGCTTGACCACGCCCTTTGGCGCGGACGCCTATGATTCCATCCGGCTGGGCCTGGAGGCGGCCGCGGTGGCGGCCGAGCCCACCGATCCGCACCTGGCCATCTTCGAGCTGTGCAGCGGCCTGTGCGTGGAGGCCTGGCACGGGGACCGGGCCTGGGCCGTGGATGCCCTGGACAGCCTGGCCAGCCTGACCAAGGACCCGGCGGATGCGAAGACCATCGAGGCCGCCCAGCTGGAGATCCAGACCTATCCGCCCCAGGGTCAGACCTCGGCCCTGGGCGCTCCCCTGGCCCAGGTGGGGCGCACCCTGGCCCTGCAGCGGTCCTTGGCATCACTGCGGCAGACCCTGATCGGCGGACCCTTGCCGGCGGCCGCGCCCGAGGATGGGGCCGCCCCCGGCCGGCCCCGCCGCCTGGGCATCGCCTCCTGCCACCCCAACCCCTTCAACCCCGCCACGAGCATCGAGATCGACCTGCCGGAGCCGGCCCAGCTCACGCTGCGTGTGCACAATATCCAGGGGCAATGGGTGGGGACTCTGTGCGACGAGGGGCGGCCGGCGGGCCGCCATGCCTTCCGCTTCGATGGCGGGCACCTGGGATCGGGCTTGTACTTTGTCCGCGCCGAGGCCTCGGGACAGGTCGCCACCACCAAGATCATGCTGGTGAAATGA